The Apium graveolens cultivar Ventura chromosome 6, ASM990537v1, whole genome shotgun sequence genome contains a region encoding:
- the LOC141665504 gene encoding uncharacterized protein LOC141665504: protein MKQRGWVKLLKDYDCTIEYHPGKANTVADALSRKSNSSLSSLQVKTEHQAPTGKLHPLSISEWKWERITMDFVMGLPMNQKGNDAIWVIVDHLTKSAHFLPIRWSCTLDYPAKRYVNEIVRLHMVKLTVNQKGQSKHWKFHSSIGMALYEALYGRKCRSPLYWDK from the exons ATGAAACAAAGAGGGTGGGTCAAACTTTTAAAAGATTACGATTGCACTATTGAGTaccatccaggaaaagcaaacaCAGTGGCAGATGCATTGAGTAGAAAGAGTAATAGCAGTTTGTCAAGTCTTCAG GTGAAAACAGAACATCAAGCTCCAACTGGTAAGTTGCATCCTTTATCAATttctgaatggaaatgggaacgaattactatggattttgtgaTGGGTTTACCTATGAATCAGAAAGGAaatgatgctatatgggttattgTTGATCATTTGACAAAGTCTGCTCATTTTCTACCTATTCGTTGGAGTTGTACACTTGATTATCCAGCAAAGAGGTATGTTAATGAGATTGTGAGACTACACATG GTTAAACTGACGGTCAATCAGAAAGGACAATCCAAACACTGGAAG TTTCATAGTAGTATTGGGATGGCACTATATGAAGCATTATACGGAAGAAAGTGCAGAAGTCCATTATATTGGGACAAATAA
- the LOC141665503 gene encoding uncharacterized protein LOC141665503 produces the protein MEYREGENVFLKVSPWKGVMRFGNKGQLSSRYMGPSEVIKRVGPLAYKLALPLELSQIYNVFYVSMLRRYRYDPTHVLKDPEIELYENRSYVEEPVEITGHKIKQLRNMEIPLVKVLWRNHSREEVTWETKENMKQKHTQACI, from the coding sequence ATGGAGTATCGGGAGGGTGAAAATGTGTTCTTAAAAGTATCTCCTTGGAAAGGGGTGATGAGGTTCGGCAACAAAGGACAGTTAAGTTCGCGATATATGGGGCCGTCTGAAGTTATCAAAAGAGTAGGACCCTTAGCTTATAAGCTAGCATTACCTTTAGAGCTTTCTCAGATTTATAATGTTTTTTATGTTAGTATGCTAAGAAGGTATCGTTATGATCCTACACATGTTTTAAAAGATCCTGAAATAGAGCTCTATGAAAATAGAAGTTATGTAGAAGAACCAGTTGAAATTACAGGTCATAAGATCAAACAGTTAAGGAATATGGAGATACCACTTGTTAAAGTATTATGGAGGAATCACTCTAGAGAAGAAGTAACTTGGGAAACAAAGGAGAACATGAAACAGAAGCACACACAAGCATgcatttaa